Sequence from the Sphingobacteriaceae bacterium GW460-11-11-14-LB5 genome:
TTTTCAAAAATGGTTGCCAAATGTAAAAGGTAAAATCGTATTGATTTCGATGAATCAACTATCTGGCCGACCAGAAAAAAACTGGGAAGAATTTGCCACCAAAGATTTGTTCGAAAAGTTTAAAAAGGAAAAGGCCGATGCCGCCAAAGCGTGGACAGCCAGCATTGCCAAAACTGGTTTAACCGCAAAAACACTTCCTTTAGCCATAGAAAATGCAGGTGCAGTAGCCGTAGTGATCAATAACTGGTCGCAGGGTTTTGGTGTAGATAAAATTTTTGGTGCAAACACTAAAAAAATCCCAACCTTAGATTTATCAGTTGAAGATTATGGCTTAGTTTACCGCCTGGCATTGAACGGTGATAAACCTAAACTGAGAATTGAAGCAGAAGCTAAAAAATTAGGCGTAGTACCTACCTTCAATACCCTAGCCGAAATCAAAGGCACACAGAAACCAAATGAGTATGTAATGCTGTCGGCACATTTCGATTCCTGGGATGGGGCAAGCGGCGCTACTGATAACGGTTCTGGTACCATTTTAATGATGGAAGCCATGCGCATTCTAAAGAAATTTTATCCTAATCCAAAACGCACCATCCTGGTTGGCCATTGGGGAAGCGAAGAACAAGGTTTAAATGGCTCTAGGGCCTTTGTAGAAGATCATCCGGAGATTGTAGGTAATCTTCAGGCATTGTTTAACCAGGATAATGGTACAGGCCGCGTAGTAAATATTGGCGGACAAGGCTTTGCTAAATCAAAAGATTACATTACCCGTTGGCTGGCAGCAGTTCCAGATACGATTAAAAACCAGATCAAAACCATTTTTCCTGGATCGCCGGGTGCCGGAGGATCAGACTTTGCCTCTTTTGTTGCGGCCGGAGCCTTGGGTTACTCCTTAAGCTCTACCAGCTGGGATTATGGTACCTATACCTGGCACACCAACCGCGACAGTTACGATAAACTGGTTTTCGACGAAATCAGAAGCAATGTAATTTTAGCCGCCATTATGGTTTATATGGCCTGCGAAGATCCTGAGAAAACCTCAAATGAAAAAGCGACAGATTTACCTGTAAACGAGCGTACCGGAAAACCAGCTACCTGGCCGGTACAAACGAAATCGAATAGAAAAGGTGGATTGTAGCTAAAGATTTAAATACATTTTTAAAGGAGCACTTGGAAACAGGTGCTTTTTTTTGTTACCTCGGATCGTCATTTCGAGCGGAGTGCAACGCAGTCGAGAAACCTATCTAGGTAGATCTCTCTCCCGAACGTTCGGGACTGCGCTTCAGTCGAGATGACGATTTTTCTTAATGTATATCTCTTTTACTCCTCTTTCTTCTGAAACTTATAAAACAAATAGCCCAAAAAAGGTAAAATCAACACACTGCCCAGTAAAAGAGCTAAACCCAAGCTATAAATTGTTTTTTCAGGTCCTACGGTTTCGAGAAGTGAAATGGCATCTCCGTTTTTTAAACGGATAAAATTTGGAAAATGCGCATAACTAATGGCCAATAGAATCATAGTGACCTGAAAGCCAGCCAAAATACGCAATACCTTGGTTTTACCCCTAAGCAGTAAGTACCATAACAAAATCAGCGATAAACTCGCCAGGATAATGGCTGATAAACCTACATTACTTTTAAAAACCCAGTCGATCAAAGGAATTCCATCCCTTTGGGCAGCCATAAAAACCATCGCGCCAAAAACTACCGCAGCTACATTCATAAATTCGGCTTTTTTAATGAAACGGCGTTTATCATGAACTTCTTTTGTTTCACCTATCAGGTAAATCGCGGCAAGAAAACCACAAAGTGCAACCGTAAATAAGCCTACAGCGACAGAAAACCAATTCAGCCAGCCCGAAATAT
This genomic interval carries:
- a CDS encoding peptidase M28; its protein translation is MNKKLLFSALLLCTSTCIFAQDKKIIDNIVKEVNENSQLEKLAHELLDVVGPRLVGSPQMKQANDWAVKKYTGWGISAKNEKWGEWAGWERGITHIDLISPRVRTLEGTQLAWSPSTNGKTINAEAIILPEITDSVAFQKWLPNVKGKIVLISMNQLSGRPEKNWEEFATKDLFEKFKKEKADAAKAWTASIAKTGLTAKTLPLAIENAGAVAVVINNWSQGFGVDKIFGANTKKIPTLDLSVEDYGLVYRLALNGDKPKLRIEAEAKKLGVVPTFNTLAEIKGTQKPNEYVMLSAHFDSWDGASGATDNGSGTILMMEAMRILKKFYPNPKRTILVGHWGSEEQGLNGSRAFVEDHPEIVGNLQALFNQDNGTGRVVNIGGQGFAKSKDYITRWLAAVPDTIKNQIKTIFPGSPGAGGSDFASFVAAGALGYSLSSTSWDYGTYTWHTNRDSYDKLVFDEIRSNVILAAIMVYMACEDPEKTSNEKATDLPVNERTGKPATWPVQTKSNRKGGL
- a CDS encoding cytochrome D ubiquinol oxidase subunit II encodes the protein MKDVVITFLCMAILLYFLLGGADFGAGIIELFTSTKNRSRTRKTLYHAIGPVWEANHMWLIIAIVILFVGFPHIYTTMSVYLHIPLAIMLIGIIARGTAFVFRHYDAVKDDMHWLYNRIFRYSSFVTALFLGIIAGSLISGHINTQATDFYTAYISGWLNWFSVAVGLFTVALCGFLAAIYLIGETKEVHDKRRFIKKAEFMNVAAVVFGAMVFMAAQRDGIPLIDWVFKSNVGLSAIILASLSLILLWYLLLRGKTKVLRILAGFQVTMILLAISYAHFPNFIRLKNGDAISLLETVGPEKTIYSLGLALLLGSVLILPFLGYLFYKFQKKEE